TACGTAGTCGTTCATCCAAACCTTCAGATGTGTGACCAATGTAATATTGGAGTTGCTACATTTACTGGGACATAAATTTTAAGACTGTTTAAATAAAAATAAATATCTTAGAATTATGAAAAAACGAGTTTACAGTGCTGAGTTTAAATCATCAGCAGTACGATTAAGTTACGAGCGAGAAAACATCAAAGAATTAGCAGATGAACTAGGCGTCCAGGTAGAGCGTATTTATAAATGGAGGTCTTCTCAAAAAACATTTACTAATCTACAACCAATTATTTCTAAAAAGACAGAGATAGATTCTTTAGAAGTAAAACAATTACGAAAAGCCCTTAAAGAAAAAGAATTAGAGCTTGAGATATTAAAAAAGGCCGTTCACATCTTTTCCAAGAGCGATGGGAAATCTACCAATTTATAGTCAGCTATAAACATTTATATCCTATTGAAAAGATGTGCAGCGTTTTAAAAGTAAGCCGAAGTAGTTATTATAGATGGTTCAGTGGCGGTCCTTCTAATAGATTTATAGAAAATAGTCTATTTACAGATTTAATAAAAGAAGTTTTTGATCTAAGCAGTCAAACTTACGGAAGTCCCAGAATAGCGGAACAGCTAAAAAGAAAAGGATATAAAATATCCAAAAGGAAAGTTGCTAAATTGATGCTTCTTAATGGCTGGAGAAGTAAACTTAAAAGACGCTTTAAAGTAACCACAGATTCTAATCATCGATATCCAGTGTGCAGTAATCATCTCAATAGAAATTTTACACCAAAATCACTTAATGAGGTTTGGGTGTCTGATATAACCTATATAAGAACAGCTGCCGGCTGGTTATATCTTACTACTATTATTGATTTATATGACAGGCAGGTTATAGGATGGTCATTAAGCACACGAATGTATACCGATCAAACGATTATTCCAGCTTGGAAAATGGCAGTATCAAAAAGAGAAATAACAGAATCTTTACTTTTTCATTCAGATAGAGGAATACAATATGCTTCGATAGAATTCAGAAAATTGATTAATAAAAATACTTTAATCACTCAAAGTATGAGTAGAAAAGCTAATTGTTGGGATAATGCTGTAGCTGAAAGTTTTTTCA
This genomic window from Flavobacterium sp. 9 contains:
- a CDS encoding IS3 family transposase, whose protein sequence is MVSYKHLYPIEKMCSVLKVSRSSYYRWFSGGPSNRFIENSLFTDLIKEVFDLSSQTYGSPRIAEQLKRKGYKISKRKVAKLMLLNGWRSKLKRRFKVTTDSNHRYPVCSNHLNRNFTPKSLNEVWVSDITYIRTAAGWLYLTTIIDLYDRQVIGWSLSTRMYTDQTIIPAWKMAVSKREITESLLFHSDRGIQYASIEFRKLINKNTLITQSMSRKANCWDNAVAESFFKTLKAELIYQHKFTTIEEAKLAVFEYIEVWYNRKRLHSSLGYKTPKEMELEFYKIESVA
- a CDS encoding transposase, which codes for MKKRVYSAEFKSSAVRLSYERENIKELADELGVQVERIYKWRSSQKTFTNLQPIISKKTEIDSLEVKQLRKALKEKELELEILKKAVHIFSKSDGKSTNL